The Vicinamibacteria bacterium genomic interval GAGGAGAGCGCAAAATAGCCGCAAAGGTTTCGCAAATCTTCATCCCGTCCGTCGGTCCAGCCGGGTCGCTTGACCCATCGGGGTCCGAAGCACAACATACGGAGCGTGGAGGTGCTGATGAGGGCCTTGCTCACGCTCGTTTTCTTGGGTAGCTCCGTTTCGGGTGCGTCCGCAGGAGGCGATTCGGTCGATGTCAGCAAGCTCGAGGGCCTGGGAGATGTGCGATACCACCTCTTGGAAACCAAGGAGCCCGAGCGCAGCTATCACATCTTTGTCAGCCTCCCCGCGAGCTACGACCTGTCGGATGACTCGACGTACCCTACGATCTATCTGCTCGATGGAGGTATCACTTTTCCGCTGCTGTCGGCCTATTACAGCTATCTCGCGCTTGGCGAAGAGATGCCGGAAGCCATCGTCGTCGGCATTTCCTACGGGACCCATGACGAGCGGGAGGGCAACCGGCGCAGCACCGATTTCACCGCGCCCTCCACGGAGCGAGAGAATTGGGGGGGCGCCCAAGTGTTCCAGCGTTTTCTTTCCGAGCGCTTGTTCCCGTTGATCCAGGAGCAGTTCCGCAGCCGCGCCGATCGCCGCATCCTGTTCGGACAGTCGCTCGGAGGACAGTTCGTTCTTTATACATCACTGACCCGACCCGGGTTGTTTTGGGGGCATATCGCGAGCAATCCTGCCCTCCATAGGAATTTGCCGTTTTTCCTGTCGTGGCAAGGCGAGGGTGCCATGCCGCCGAGCGGAGGAAGGGTGTTCGTTGCGAGTGGGAGTCTGGATGATCCGCGGTTTCGTGAACCCGCACTGGAGTGGATTCAGCATTGGTCGAATGATGGCGTCAGCAAGCCGTGGGAGTTGCGGGCCATCACGTTGGACGGCCACACCCACTTTTCGGCTGGACCGGGAGCATTTCTTGCCGGCCTCCGCTGGCTGCTGAACGACGACGAAGCGCAGGCGCGATAGGGCTCAACCTCGGTCGACGTGCCGATCCATCGGCCGGTGAGCGTTCGTGTCAATGGCTCTGGGCTGCCGGAAAATCCAGCGGGCGCGTTGACCGGCTCGAGAGGAAATCCCGGTTTCCAGCGTTCCCTCGGGTTCCCGGCACCTTCGCGCGCCGGAAAGCTACGCCTTCCGGATCTCGATCTGCTCAGCGAACGGTTTGAAGTCAGCGAGATTCTTCGTGTACAGGGGTACGGCGTGCACGCGGGCGGTTGCCGCGATGAAGAGGTCGACCACCCTGGTACGTACCTTGCGCCCAGCGCGAAGGGTGATGGCCGCGAGCTCGCCGTAGGCCCGAGCTACTCCTTCGTCGATGGGCAGCGCGGTGAAGCGCGCCTCAATCTCCGTCAAGCGGCGAACTCTGAGAGTGCGAATCTCGTGGTCCTTCGCGAGGTGGACTCCGAAATGAAGCTCGGCCAAAGTGGCTGCTGAGATAGCTGCCTCAGCCGGCAGCTCGGATGCCTCCGTCGCGATAACGACCGAGGTATCCAGGAGTCCTCTCACCGTTGCCACGGGTCGCTCAAAAGCTCAGGCTCCACGCTTCGCAGATCGTTTATTAACGTTGGATCGGTGGGAGTTGCGAGAAGCTCATGGACTGCCCGAGCGGCGACCCACTGACGGCGCTCATACGGACCGAGGACCGCGACAGGACGACCGTTCACAGTGATGATGAAACGTTGTCCAGCCTCGGCTTCGCGCAGGATCTTGGCGCTTTCGTTGCGTAGAGTGCGTTGCTGGATCGTCTTCATAGTTAGATTGTAGCATAAGTGCTACAAACCCTAGGCAGCTTGTCCAAAGGGTTCCTGGTGTGCCTTGCTAGGTGGGCTCGAGGATCGTTTGCCGATTGACTCCGTGGGGGGCGTCATGGCTCGAGCCTCGTGGTGATGCGAAAGAGCTCACCGTCGGCGGCGTCGAGGACGAAGGTGAATCCCACGAAAGAGGTGCTGCTCACGGTCTCCCAGCCTCCCGAGGCCCCATCGAGCCTTTCGACGCCGTACGAATAGCGCTTCGCCTCGTGCCAGGGAGCGATACCCAGCCATTTGGACTGCAGCCTCACGGTGACGCTCTGCGAGTCATCGTAGTCCCGGTTGGCGACGAGGACGTAGTCCGTACCTTCCTCGTCCTCGAACATGCCGTATACGAGTCCAGCACGATCCTCCTCGCCGATGAGCTGAACCCAGTGCTCCTTGGGCGCCTCGCTCGTGCCGCGGGGAAGGGGAGCCGTGTGGTAGACATCGATGGATCGGAGCCTGGCGAGCTCCGGCCCGACCTTGGCGATCTCGCGATTGATAGCGGCGACATCCTCTCCCCAGGGCGCGAGCTTCGTCGTTCCCGGCTCGAAGAGGATACCGGCCGAGAACCATTCGATCGCTTTCACGCCGTAGGCGAGGTTGGTGTAGACGCTCTGCCTGAGCTTCGCGCGGTTGTCGGCGAGATAAGTGCGGTCGCCCCGCTCGATGCCGGGGTTTGCGTCCACCTCGATACAGCTTCCCAGTGGAATGCCCGCAAGCACGGCTTGATCCCGAAACTCCTCGAGCTTCTCGAAGTAGCGGTCGCTTCCCCACCACCACTGGTAGTAGTCGAAGCTCAGGATCTCGGGCTCGAACGTGGCGATGTAAGTTCGAAGGAATTCCCCGGTGGTGGAGAGCATGTTGACGAAATAGTACGGATCAGAGTCGATGGCGCGAAGCTCGCGCTTTTTCTCCGCGAGGGGGAAAAACGCCTCTTCCGGGTAGGGCTCGTCAGCCAGATGATAGCCCCAGAGCACCGGATGCGATTGGAGTGCCGCGACGACATCGGGGCTCGGATCGCGCACCATGACCTTCAAGCCGTACTTCGCGAAGACGTCGATCGTCTCCCGGTCGCCGTCGACTAGCGTGAAGCCCGCCTTCGCCACGGCGCGAGCAACGACCTCGGGGTCGTCCACTTCAGGCAGACCCCAGAGGTAGATCGTGAACTCGAACGCCTTACGAGCCGCGAGGAGTGAGATGCCCATCCGCCGTTCCTCCTGCGGCAGATTGTAGCGAAGGGGACGATTGAGGTCACGGCGACGGAAGGAATTCTTCCCGACGAACGAGAACGGGCCTGGCTACGAGCGCCGAAGGGACTCGAAGGCGGAAACGAGGTCGCTCTGACTCAGTGCTTCCTCGAGCTTCCGCAACGTCCGGCGAATTCGTTCTCCATCGAGCTCGGCTCCGCGAATCCGCCAGAGGCTTTGAGCATCCTCGACGTCCTTTGGCCGTCCCGCAAGCAGCTTGGCGATGATGAGGTCCTCCGGATCGATCAGTGGTACGGTCGTGCTTCCGAGCTTTACGTTGCGGGCCCTGTCCAGAAATTCGTCCTCGAGGCCGGAAGCGGCGAGAACGACGTCGAGCGGCATGGCCGTCGCCAGATGGACGAACGGCATCACCCGAGTGCGGCGAACGAAGTCAGGGTCATCGACCCGCAGCTCGAATCCAGCCGCTTTCATGTCGGCGGCGAATCGTTCCGGCTCCTCGGGAACGAGCTCGACGGTAACGTCGACGTCGGCGCTCAGTCGAGGCACGCCGTAAGCGATTACGGCTTGGGCTCCGAAGACGTACCAACGCCCCCAGCTTGCGAGGACCTTGGACAGGTCCGCAAGCAGCTCAAGGGCGGCCGGCTGGATCGACACGACGGAGGAGCTTGGCGAGTCGCGCGTGAGAGAGGACGTCCTCGCGCCGCTCCGAAGGATGGGGCCAGCCGGGATGCTGCCACAGCGCTTGTCTTCGCAACTCCTCGGAGATCCGAAAACTCTCTTCCGGCCCGAGGCGGGCGACACGCTCGCCCCAGTAGGCATCCTTGGACTTTCGCGCCGCCTCCCAGTCTCGCGAGACGAAATCGCGAATGTTGCGGGTAATCACGGTTGATTCTATCCCGCCGCTCTTGGCGGTGGCAAAGCCGCGGCCACGAGAATCCGTCAGGTAAACTGATTCTTGGGGCGGTGGGGGACGAGAACTCGTGGACGATGATGAAACGATGAGCAAGGCGTGATGCGAGACTGAAAGCGGACCCTCAGGCGATGATCTGTGGAATCGGCGTGCCGTGGACGTCGGTGAGACGCATGTCGCGGCCGTTGAATTGATAGGTCAGCTTCGTGTGGTCCATGCCCAGCAGGTACAAGATCGTCGCGTGCAGGTCGTGTGCCGAGATCGGCTGCTCCAGTGCCTTGTATCCGAACTCGTCGCTCGCGCCGACGACTTGACCGCCGCCGATCCCCGCGCCCGCCATCCAGACCGTCATGGTACCGGGGTTGTGGTCACGGCCGACGCCGCGTTGAGAGATGGGCATCCGTCCGAACTCTCCGTGCCAGAGGATGAGCGTCGAATCGAGCAGGCCGCGCGCCGCGAGATCCGTCAGAAGGCCGGCGATGGGAAGATCGGACTCGGCGGCGTGCTGCCGGTGGTTCTCTTCGAGATTGCTGTGCGCATCCCAGGTGTCGGTGTTCTGATCGCCCATGCCGCCGTGGAAGAGCTGCACGAAGCGTACTCCGCGTTCCACTAGTCGCCGCGCCATGAGGCATTGCCGGCCGAAAGGCTCGGTCACTTCCTCATCGAGCCCGTAGAGCTTTTTCGTCTCGCTGGATTCCGACGACACATCGATCGCTTCCGGGGCGCAGCCTTGCATCCGGTAAGCAAGCTCGTAAGACGAGATCCGCGCCGCGAGCTCCGAGCTTCCCGGATGTTTCTCCATATCCAGCTCGTTCAGTTTCGCGAGCGTATCCAGGCGAGCGCGCTGCTCTTCCGCTGTCATGCCTTCGGGAGGCTCGAGGTCGACGATGGGCCGGCCGACGGCACGAAAGAGCGTTCCCTGATAGCTCGCGGGCATGAAGCCGGCGCTCCAGTCGTTCGGCCCCCCGAGCGGCCCGCCCCGGTAGTCGTTCATCACCACGAAAGCAGGAAGGCTGGAGCTCTCGGAGCCGAGCCCGTAGGTCACCCAGGCGCCCACGCTGGGAAATCCCATCCTCAGCTGGCCCGTCTGCATCTCGTAGGTCGCCTGGACGTGGTCGTTCGATCGACCGTAGACCGATCGCAAGAACGCGATCTCGTCGACGTGTCGCGCGAGATGGGGGAAGAGCTCCGATACGTCCACGCCGCTCTCCCCGTACTTCTTGAACGTGAACGGGCTCGGCATCAGCGGGCCGGGGAACCCCTGGCGGACCACGATGCTACCGCCGACTTTGCCGTCGAGAGGCTCTCCGGCATATTTGGCGAGCGCGGGCTTGGGATCGAACGTGTCGACGTGGCTGACCCCACCGCTCATGAAGAGCGAGATGACGGCGGTGGCACGCGGCCTGAAATGCGGAGGCTTCGGCGCGAACGGGGTTCCCTCAACCAGGGCGTCGCACGACTCGGCGGCGAGCAACCCGTCACGGTCGAGAAGCTGGGCAAGGGCGAGTCCGGCGATTCCGCCACCCGACTCGAAAAGGAATCGGCGGCGCGACCAGAACGTCTCTTTCATACGCTCACCTCAGGTACAGGAACTCGTTCAGGTTGAGCATCACGTGTGCGAGGTCGACCAGGGACCCCTGTTGGATCAGCTCGCGAGCGATCTCGGCTTCCTCCTCGGTGGGAGGCCTCGCAACCACGATGCGAAACGCGCGATCGATCCGGGCACTCACGAGGTCGGCGCCGCCGTCCGGTACCTCTTTCTCTAACCGTTCCGCGAACCGCCGCGCCTGCCTCAGCACGAAGGGATTGTTCAGCAGCGTCAGGGCCTGGGTGGGTACCGTCGAGACGTTACGGGCGGCCGCGGTCACGTTCTGATCGGGAAGGTCGAAGGTATCGAAGAACGGAAAACCGAGCGAACGGCGACGGTACACGTAGACGCTTCGCCGCCACGCTTCGGGCCCGTCCGGCTGGTTTCGCCAGGTTCCGTGGGCCTGCGACGCCAGAATCTCTTCGGGCACGTAAGGGAAAACCGGAGGCCCACCGATGGTGAGGTCGATGCTGCCACTCGCCGCCATGATGGAATCACGCACGATCTCGGCCTCGAGTCGATGCGGGCGGTATCTCCAAAGGTAGTGGTTTTGCGGGTCCCGATCGAGACTGGTGGCATCGACAAATGTGGACGCCATCTGGTAAGCCTCGGAAGTCATCATCAACCGGTGCATGTCTTTGAGGCGAAAGCCGCGCTTCATGAATTCGACCGCGAGCCAGTCGAGCAGCTCCGGGTGTGACGGTCGCTCGCCGACCTTGCCGAAGTTGTCGAGCGTCGCGACGATGCCGCGTCCGAAATGGTGGTGCCAGATCCGGTTGACCATCACGCGGGCCGTGAGAGGATTCGATGGCGACACCAGCCATTCCGCGAGCGCGAGACGGCGTCCCGAAGTGCGGCCGTCGGAGCGCGGTATCTCGGTGGGTGGATCGCCGTAGGTCGCAACCGAGACGAACCCGGGAGACATGAGAGATCCCTTGCTGAAGGGATCTCCCCGGACGAGAAAGTAGCTTGGCGGAGGCTCGTAGGGCTTCGGACCTTCGTGAAGGAAACTTCCGGGCTCATCGGGCCCGACGCGACATTCGGGACATCCGACGATCTCGTCGCCAAAACCATCGGGCGCGTACCGATAGTCGCCGTCGGTGACGATCTCCGCCATGGCGGGTTTTTCGGGTCGCTCGTTCTCGAAGGCCGCGATCCGGTCGTTCAGCGCCTGACGCCGAGCGGCGTCCTCGGGCGTCAGGGCAGCGTCGACCTGCTCTTGCGGCACCCCGACCGAGAGCACCTGGACCGCCAGGAGCTTCTCGCCCGGCGTCCGTTCGTCCTCGGGCTTCAGCACGGCGCGCTGCACGTGAGCCGGAAACCGCTCGCGCAGCTCCTCGAGCTGCAGTCGATTCCGATAGGGGGCTTCGATCTCGGCGATTCCTTGCTGGAGCGCCTGCAGCCGTGCGTCGATCTCCGCGTTTTTCTTCACGTAGGCATCGACTTCTGCTGGAGAGAGGAGCGGGTACTCGGTCTCGACGTAACCGAAGATCGACGCCTGCAGGCGGTAGTAGTCCCTTTGGGGAATGGGATCGAACTTGTGGTCGTGACAGCGCGCGCAGTGGACCGTCAGGCCCAGGATTCCCCGGCCGATCGTGGCGAGCACGTCGTCGAGGTAGTCGTGCCGGCGCTCGGGATTGTCTTTCTCGCGAAAGAGCACCCGTGGTCCGGCGCGCAAGAACCCGGTGGCGATACGCGTTTCGTGGCTCGCGTCGTCGAGCTCGTCGCCGGCGACCTGCTCCATGATGAACCGGTCGTAGGGCTTGTCCTCGTTGAGCGACTCGATGACGTAGTCCCGGTAGCGCCAGGCGTTGGGGCGGTCGCGGTCGTGCTCGAAGCCGCTCGAGTCCGCATAACGCGCCACGTCGAGCCAGTGACGGCCCCAGCGCTCGCCGTAATGCGGTGAGGCGAGAAGCCGATCGATCAGTTGCGGCCAGGCACCCGGTCCGGTGTCATCGAGGAACGCTTGCGCCTCCTCGGGCGATGGAGGCAGGCCGATCAGATCGAGATAGGCGCGCCGGACGAGCGTTGCCCGATCCGCTGATGGTGCGGCGTGAAGGCCTTTGTCGCGCCGCGCTCGCTCGAGGAAGAGGTCGATCGGATGCTTTAGATGGGGAAAATCGGCGTTGTCCGGAAGGGGAGCCTGGGCGGGGAGCCGGAAGGCCCAGTACTCGCGGGCAGCCGCCACTGCGTCGGGCGATAGCTCTTCGCCTTCGAGGGCTAAGAGCGCATCCGCTGCCGTCGTCGTGGCTCCGGTGTCCCAGTGGGCCCCTTGGTCGATCCAATCGCGAACGGCCGCGACCTCGTCGTCGCTGAGGGTCTCGCCCTCCATCGGCATGAACGGCTGCTCGAGCCCGGCGACGACCCGATAGAGACGGCTTTCGTTAGCACGACCCGGTACGATCGCGGGGCCTCGAGCCCCCCCTTGTAGCGCGCCCTCGCGAGTGCGCAAATCGAGGCTCGACAGCTGCACGGCGTCCCCGTGACAGTTCCAGCAGCTTCGCTCCATGATGGGCCGGATGGCGGTCTCGAAGTCGGGGGGAGGCTGCGCGATGGCCCCGGGAGCGGTGACGAGCGCGATCGCGGCTTCGAGCGTGAGAATGAAGCCGAATGGCCTCCAGAGATTGCGCATCACCGCCTCGCCACGAGATTCTACCTCCTCGACGTCGATTGCCGAAAGCGATTATGATCGTCGGCCGCAAGAGGTGGCACCATGCGCACAAGCCTTCTCGTTGGTCTCGTTAGTCTCCTCGTCACGAGCCACGGCACCTCGCGGCTATTCGCTCAGGAGAACCCCTTCACGACGACGGTCGACGAGCGGATGGGCGCGCGCGTTTTCGCTTCCGAGTGCGGGCGGTGCCATGGACTCGATGGAAAAGGCAACGATGAAACCGGCGCCCCCGACCTGACCACCGGCACGTTCAGTAATGCGAGCACCGAGGCCGGCCTTTTTTCGGTCATTCGCGACGGCATTCCCGGCACGACGATGGTGGGGATCGGGTGGGCGCCGGCCGAGACGATCTGGCAGGTGGTGACCTACGTCAACTCGCTCAACCCCAATCCGGCCGACTTCGATCTGCCGGGAGATGCGCGCCGCGGTGAAGCCGTCTTCGCCGGGAAGGGGAACTGCCGGAGCTGCCACATGGTCAGAGGTGCCGGGGGGCGGCTCGGTCCCGATCTGTCGACGGTCGGCAACCGGCGCGACCCCGATGAGCTGAGGAAAGACCTGACGGATCCGGATGAGACGGTCGAGCCCCGCTGGTGGACGATGAAGGTTGTCCGGGCGGACGGCTCGCGCGTCGAAGGGCTTCGAATGGACGAGGACACGTTCACTCTTCGCATCATGGACGGCAACGAGAACCTCTGGCATTTCTCGAAGAGCGGAGTTCTTTCGATCGAACGGAGCGAGAAATCGACGATGCCGAGCGCCACCGAGACGTTGAACGAGAGCGAAATTGATGATCTGATTGCTTACTTGTTCTCACTTCGGAAAGAGAGCTGATGATGAAGAGTCTCGCGTTCTGGACGGCGGTCGTCGCCTTCTCGCCGCCCCTAGAGGCTCAGGAGGCGTGGCGGGACGACAGGGCAACGCCGGCGCTCCGGCCGGTAAGCTGGGAGCGTCTCCTGAACGCCGCCGATGAGCCCGAGAATTGGCTCATGTACTCGGGCACGCTGGACAGCCAGCGGTTCAGCCGCCTGGACCAGGTTCATCGGCACAACGTCTCCGAGCTCGAGATGAAGTGGGCCTATCAGATCCCCGAGATCGATCGTGCCGAGACGGTGCCGCTCGTGGTCGACGGCGTCATGTTCATCACCGAGGCTCCGAGCAACGTCGTGGCGGTCGACGCCGGCACCGGCCGGCCGTACTGGCGCTACAACCACGAGCTTCCCGAAGATCTTCGGCTCTGCTGCGGCCGAAACAATCGCGGGGTCGCGATCCTGGGTGAGACGTTGTTCATGAGCACCCTCGACGCCCACCTCGTCGCCATCGACGCCCGAACCGGAAGCCTCAAATGGAACGCCGAGACCGCCGACCACCAGAAGGGCTATAGCAAGACGGCGGCACCGCTCGTAGTCAAAGAGCTGGTCGTCACCGGCGTCGCCGGCGGAGAGTACGGAATCCGCGGCTTCCTCGATGCCTACCATCCCCAGACCGGCGATCGGGTGTGGCGCCTCTATACGATTCCCGGACCGGAGCATCCGGACAATGCGACCTGGGAGGGGGATTCGTGGAAGACCGGGGGCGCCCCGACGTGGATTACCGGGGCGTACGACCCGCATCTGAACCTCATTTATTGGGGCACGGGAAACCCGGGCCCGGACTGGAACGGCGAGGTGCGCCTGGGAGACAACCTGTATTCGGACTCTGCCCTCGCGGTGAATGCCGACACCGGAGAGCTCGAGTGGTACTTCCAGTTCACGCCCTGGGACGTGCACGACTGGGACGCGATTCAAGTGCCCATCCTCGGAGATATCGATCTCAACGGCACACCGCGCAAGGTCATCATGTGGGCCAATCGCAACGCCTTCTACTACACCCTCGATCGCGTAAACGGGGAGTTCCTCGTCGGGACGCCGTTCGCGAGACAGACCTGGGCCGAGGGTCTCGACGAGAAGGGGAGGCCCATCCGCGCGCCGGGAAAGCTCCCCTCGCCCGAAGGCACGGTCGTCTCGCCACCCGTCGCCGGCGGGACCAACTGGTGGTCGCCGGCTTACAGCCCAACCGCCGAGCTCTACTACGTGAACGCGCACGACGGGGAGCAGAAGTTCTTCCTCCGCGAGCAGGAGTATCGCGACGGCGAATATTACACGGGAGGCGGGGCCGAGAATGTGCTTCCCATGGACAAATACAAGAGCGCCATCCGGGCGATCGACCCGCGAAACGGAGAGCTACGCTGGGAGTTCGAGATCCAGCCGCGATCGACGGCGGGTCTCCTGGCGACGGCCGGCGACCTGGTCTTCGGCGGGACGGTGGACGGCTATTTCTTCGCGCTCGATGCCGAGAGCGGAAAAGAGCTGTGGCACATCGCCCTCGGTGCCCGGGTGCACTCCGCTCCGATCACCTATTCCGTGAACGGAGCGCAGCTCATCTCGATCGCGGCCGGCAACGTGGTGTTCACCTTCGGGCTGGACTGAAACCATTCACGTAGTCGTCGAGCTCTCGGACAAGAGCGTCCCGCTTTTCCCGGTCCAGAAACGACGCCTCGAAGGCATTTCTCGCAATCTGATGGATGTCGGAAACCTCGAGTCCCAGAGCCCGCTGCGCGGCTAGAAAGTTGTCGGTGACGTAACCGCCGAAATAGGCGGGGTCGTCCGAGTTGACCGTGACGCGAATCCCGAGCCCGAGCAGGCGTCCGAGGTTGTGCTCGCCCATGGTCTCGAAGACCCGCAACCTGACGTTCGACAGCGGGCATACCGTCAGGGGTACTCGCTCGCGAACCAGTCGTTCGACGAGCTTCGGATCTTCGACGCAGCGAACCCCGTGATCGATCCGCGACACCTGGAGCAGGTCGAGCGCTTGCCAGATGTATTGCGGGGGACCCTCCTCGCCCGCGTGAGCGACCGTCTTGAAACCCTCGCGGCGGGCTTCGGCGAATACCTTCACGAATTTCTCTGGCGGATGGCCCATCTCCGAGGAGTCCAGGCCCACGGCGACGATTCCCTCGCGAAGACTCAGGGCCTCTTCGAGCGTGGTCCGCGCCGAGTCCTGCGAAAGGTGGCGGAGGAAACAGAGGATCAGGTGCGACGAGATTCCGAAACGCTCGAGGCCGTCCGCGAGCGCCCGCCGGATCCCGCCGATCACGGTGGCGAAAGCGATTCCGCGCTCGGTATGTGCCTGCGGATCGAAGAAGATCTCCGCGTGTCGCACCCGGTCGTCGCGGGCTCGCTCGAGGTAGGCCATCGTCAGGTCATAGAAATCCTGCTCGCGGACAAGGACCTTCATCCCCTCGTAGTAGAGATCCAGGAATGACTGGAGGCCGGTGAAGGCGTAGGCCTTTCGGATCGCATCGATGGATGAATACTTGAGCGGGACGCGATTGCGCTCGGCGAGAGCGAGCATCAGCGCGGGCTCGAGGGTGC includes:
- a CDS encoding alpha/beta hydrolase-fold protein, which translates into the protein MRALLTLVFLGSSVSGASAGGDSVDVSKLEGLGDVRYHLLETKEPERSYHIFVSLPASYDLSDDSTYPTIYLLDGGITFPLLSAYYSYLALGEEMPEAIVVGISYGTHDEREGNRRSTDFTAPSTERENWGGAQVFQRFLSERLFPLIQEQFRSRADRRILFGQSLGGQFVLYTSLTRPGLFWGHIASNPALHRNLPFFLSWQGEGAMPPSGGRVFVASGSLDDPRFREPALEWIQHWSNDGVSKPWELRAITLDGHTHFSAGPGAFLAGLRWLLNDDEAQAR
- a CDS encoding PIN domain-containing protein, with the protein product MATVRGLLDTSVVIATEASELPAEAAISAATLAELHFGVHLAKDHEIRTLRVRRLTEIEARFTALPIDEGVARAYGELAAITLRAGRKVRTRVVDLFIAATARVHAVPLYTKNLADFKPFAEQIEIRKA
- a CDS encoding nucleotidyltransferase, coding for MSIQPAALELLADLSKVLASWGRWYVFGAQAVIAYGVPRLSADVDVTVELVPEEPERFAADMKAAGFELRVDDPDFVRRTRVMPFVHLATAMPLDVVLAASGLEDEFLDRARNVKLGSTTVPLIDPEDLIIAKLLAGRPKDVEDAQSLWRIRGAELDGERIRRTLRKLEEALSQSDLVSAFESLRRS
- a CDS encoding DUF1501 domain-containing protein, whose translation is MKETFWSRRRFLFESGGGIAGLALAQLLDRDGLLAAESCDALVEGTPFAPKPPHFRPRATAVISLFMSGGVSHVDTFDPKPALAKYAGEPLDGKVGGSIVVRQGFPGPLMPSPFTFKKYGESGVDVSELFPHLARHVDEIAFLRSVYGRSNDHVQATYEMQTGQLRMGFPSVGAWVTYGLGSESSSLPAFVVMNDYRGGPLGGPNDWSAGFMPASYQGTLFRAVGRPIVDLEPPEGMTAEEQRARLDTLAKLNELDMEKHPGSSELAARISSYELAYRMQGCAPEAIDVSSESSETKKLYGLDEEVTEPFGRQCLMARRLVERGVRFVQLFHGGMGDQNTDTWDAHSNLEENHRQHAAESDLPIAGLLTDLAARGLLDSTLILWHGEFGRMPISQRGVGRDHNPGTMTVWMAGAGIGGGQVVGASDEFGYKALEQPISAHDLHATILYLLGMDHTKLTYQFNGRDMRLTDVHGTPIPQIIA
- a CDS encoding PSD1 and planctomycete cytochrome C domain-containing protein: MRNLWRPFGFILTLEAAIALVTAPGAIAQPPPDFETAIRPIMERSCWNCHGDAVQLSSLDLRTREGALQGGARGPAIVPGRANESRLYRVVAGLEQPFMPMEGETLSDDEVAAVRDWIDQGAHWDTGATTTAADALLALEGEELSPDAVAAAREYWAFRLPAQAPLPDNADFPHLKHPIDLFLERARRDKGLHAAPSADRATLVRRAYLDLIGLPPSPEEAQAFLDDTGPGAWPQLIDRLLASPHYGERWGRHWLDVARYADSSGFEHDRDRPNAWRYRDYVIESLNEDKPYDRFIMEQVAGDELDDASHETRIATGFLRAGPRVLFREKDNPERRHDYLDDVLATIGRGILGLTVHCARCHDHKFDPIPQRDYYRLQASIFGYVETEYPLLSPAEVDAYVKKNAEIDARLQALQQGIAEIEAPYRNRLQLEELRERFPAHVQRAVLKPEDERTPGEKLLAVQVLSVGVPQEQVDAALTPEDAARRQALNDRIAAFENERPEKPAMAEIVTDGDYRYAPDGFGDEIVGCPECRVGPDEPGSFLHEGPKPYEPPPSYFLVRGDPFSKGSLMSPGFVSVATYGDPPTEIPRSDGRTSGRRLALAEWLVSPSNPLTARVMVNRIWHHHFGRGIVATLDNFGKVGERPSHPELLDWLAVEFMKRGFRLKDMHRLMMTSEAYQMASTFVDATSLDRDPQNHYLWRYRPHRLEAEIVRDSIMAASGSIDLTIGGPPVFPYVPEEILASQAHGTWRNQPDGPEAWRRSVYVYRRRSLGFPFFDTFDLPDQNVTAAARNVSTVPTQALTLLNNPFVLRQARRFAERLEKEVPDGGADLVSARIDRAFRIVVARPPTEEEAEIARELIQQGSLVDLAHVMLNLNEFLYLR
- a CDS encoding c-type cytochrome, giving the protein MRTSLLVGLVSLLVTSHGTSRLFAQENPFTTTVDERMGARVFASECGRCHGLDGKGNDETGAPDLTTGTFSNASTEAGLFSVIRDGIPGTTMVGIGWAPAETIWQVVTYVNSLNPNPADFDLPGDARRGEAVFAGKGNCRSCHMVRGAGGRLGPDLSTVGNRRDPDELRKDLTDPDETVEPRWWTMKVVRADGSRVEGLRMDEDTFTLRIMDGNENLWHFSKSGVLSIERSEKSTMPSATETLNESEIDDLIAYLFSLRKES
- a CDS encoding PQQ-dependent dehydrogenase, methanol/ethanol family — protein: MMKSLAFWTAVVAFSPPLEAQEAWRDDRATPALRPVSWERLLNAADEPENWLMYSGTLDSQRFSRLDQVHRHNVSELEMKWAYQIPEIDRAETVPLVVDGVMFITEAPSNVVAVDAGTGRPYWRYNHELPEDLRLCCGRNNRGVAILGETLFMSTLDAHLVAIDARTGSLKWNAETADHQKGYSKTAAPLVVKELVVTGVAGGEYGIRGFLDAYHPQTGDRVWRLYTIPGPEHPDNATWEGDSWKTGGAPTWITGAYDPHLNLIYWGTGNPGPDWNGEVRLGDNLYSDSALAVNADTGELEWYFQFTPWDVHDWDAIQVPILGDIDLNGTPRKVIMWANRNAFYYTLDRVNGEFLVGTPFARQTWAEGLDEKGRPIRAPGKLPSPEGTVVSPPVAGGTNWWSPAYSPTAELYYVNAHDGEQKFFLREQEYRDGEYYTGGGAENVLPMDKYKSAIRAIDPRNGELRWEFEIQPRSTAGLLATAGDLVFGGTVDGYFFALDAESGKELWHIALGARVHSAPITYSVNGAQLISIAAGNVVFTFGLD
- a CDS encoding adenosine deaminase; this translates as METFIRDLPKAELHVHIEGTLEPALMLALAERNRVPLKYSSIDAIRKAYAFTGLQSFLDLYYEGMKVLVREQDFYDLTMAYLERARDDRVRHAEIFFDPQAHTERGIAFATVIGGIRRALADGLERFGISSHLILCFLRHLSQDSARTTLEEALSLREGIVAVGLDSSEMGHPPEKFVKVFAEARREGFKTVAHAGEEGPPQYIWQALDLLQVSRIDHGVRCVEDPKLVERLVRERVPLTVCPLSNVRLRVFETMGEHNLGRLLGLGIRVTVNSDDPAYFGGYVTDNFLAAQRALGLEVSDIHQIARNAFEASFLDREKRDALVRELDDYVNGFSPARR